From one Nothobranchius furzeri strain GRZ-AD chromosome 2, NfurGRZ-RIMD1, whole genome shotgun sequence genomic stretch:
- the LOC129165281 gene encoding cartilage intermediate layer protein 1-like, with the protein MMKLLTIVLGAAMLLGFMEPMMGAGHPPCWTRWYNSDSPNGPGDIELLAQLTHEYQGEICPKPMKIQVETVDGVPAKKTGQIFHLYSNTQGFVCMNHEQSSGKCLDYKVRFQCQCNANEHLYCCY; encoded by the exons ATGATGAAGCTG CTGACCATCGTTTTGGGTGCAGCGATGCTACTCG GCTTCATGGAACCAATGATGGGAG CTGGCCACCCACCATGCTGGACCCGTTGGTACAACTCAGACAGTCCCAACGGACCAGGTGACATAGAGCTTTTAGCTCAGCTGACTCATGAGTATCAAGGAGAAATTTGCCCCAAACCGATGAAAATCCAGGTCGAGACTGTTGACGGTGTTCCAGCCAAAAAGACAGGACAGATATTCCACCT CTACTCCAACACCCAAGGGTTCGTTTGTATGAATCACGAGCAGAGTTCTGGCAAGTGCTTGGACTACAAAGTTCGCTTCCAATGCCAGTGTAATGCCAACGAACATCTCTACTGCTGTTATTGA
- the LOC129165451 gene encoding cartilage intermediate layer protein 1-like: protein MKLLTIVLGAAMLLGFMEPMMGAGHPPCWTRWYNSDSPNNGPGDIELLADLTHEYQGEICPVPMKIQVKTVDGVPANKTGQIFHLYSNTGGFICRNDQQSSGKCLDYKVRFQCQCNSKEHLYCCY from the exons ATGAAGCTG TTGACCATCGTTTTGGGTGCAGCAATGCTACTCG GCTTCATGGAACCAATGATGGGAG CTGGCCACCCACCATGCTGGACCCGTTGGTACAACTCAGACAGTCCCAACAACGGACCAGGTGACATAGAGCTTTTAGCTGACCTGACTCATGAGTATCAAGGAGAAATTTGCCCCGTACCGATGAAAATCCAGGTTAAGACTGTTGACGGTGTTCCAGCCAACAAGACGGGACAGATATTCCACCT CTACTCCAACACCGGAGGGTTCATTTGTCGGAATGACCAGCAGAGTTCTGGCAAGTGCTTGGACTACAAAGTTCGCTTCCAATGCCAGTGTAACTCCAAGGAACATCTCTACTGCTGTTATTGA